Part of the Sphaerodactylus townsendi isolate TG3544 linkage group LG10, MPM_Stown_v2.3, whole genome shotgun sequence genome is shown below.
aattcactgcctccctgagtggtggagtctccttctttggaggtttttaaacagaggctggatagtcatgtcagaagtgctttgattgtgtgttcctgcatggcaggggattggacttgaagACCAAGgtcccttccaattctgtgatttatgggtccccaaagggTGCCTCCCCTGTCCtctattgtttctaatggaagaaaaatgggaggtcCATAAACTACCCAACTTTTCTGTTTTGGTGAGATCTGTATGCTTTTAATTATTTGTCAGTATACTGAATTCTTGCAGGGTTAACCTTTTCATATTGTTATGCTATAGTGAGAGGTTAGCTGTACTTTCTGAAGTCCCACACAGAGGTAGCCAACCTAGATAACTAGTATCTACAGGCCTGGCTCCTTTCATTGTGAGTAACTCCTTTCATTTGGAGTAATTCCCCTGAATATATTACTTTTGCTAAACTCCATGCAATTTGAGTTTGTAATATCTAGTTTAACATTCTATGTTCACTTTCTCTCTTCCAGGAGATTCAGTCATTCCTCTGTATATTCCACAATGTGGAGAATGCAAGTTTTGtttaaatccaaaaacaaacCTTTGCCAGAAAATAAGGTCAGTATATTTCACTTGTCTCATTCAGGGTAAAAACCATGGtgtaatatgtattgtcgaaggctttcacggccgaatcaTTTAATCCTGTGGGAGCTTCGGTGCCAGAATTTAGTTTCCTGATGTCGGCCGTATccgaagacgccagccacagatgaagcaatgccgagagaatgctgctagaacacggccatacagcctggaaaccacacagcacccaaaacatggtgtaatagttaagagcactTGACTTATTCAAAAGACAGTCAGTTTCAATTCAGCATCTTCTTGGAACCTCCCTTATCCATATTTCCATGTTGTCGGGGTTTCGTTCCTTCCCAGCTTTTTTTGCATTTGGTTGAATTTGTCAAGAAAATACACATCTGCCTTCAGATTTTAGTTGTAGTTTGAAGACCAGCTGCAGATATGTTCATGTGTAAGAGGACTTCCTTCCAAAAGGAAATTAAACTTTGTTTAGACTTGCTCACTGTGTCAGGAGACAGCCCattcccccatttttctccctgttAAGAAAACAAGAGGTTCTGTTTCCCATTCTCTACCCAAAACCAAATTTCAGACTCGCATAAAATTGCAAAATACGCACCTTCTGCCTCTCATGTTCAGTAGGCACTGCTTTCCCCCCAGTTGGTGAACTGAGCTGCTCACTTACAAATGTACAGAAATGCCTTGAGGGCTGACAGCCTTGACATTTCCTCTTTCTgacacatttaaaattaaaatactagATCAGGGAATCCACGGTGTCACATGGCCTTCTGTGCAGCTAAATCTTGGTGTAAGACCTCAATAACTTAGGACATCATGTTCAcacttggttttgttttgttctgaagAGTCACCCAAGGAAAAGGACTGATGCCAGATGGTACCAGTAGATTTACATGCAAGGGAAAGCAAATTCTTCACTTCATGGGAACAAGCACCTTTTCTGAATACACTGTTGTTGCAGATATTTCTCTGGCTAAAATAGATGCTTCGGCTCCTTTGGACAAAGTCTGCCTTCTGGGTTGTGGGATTTCTACTGGCTATGGCGCAGTTGTCAACACTGCCAAGGTAGGGTACCTGACTCTCTGATATTCCCTCCCCCAAGAAGATTTTAATCAAAACTGTAAGATGCTTCATGGGAAAAGCTTATGTCCTTTCTTTATTTTCAGTTCAAGGCCAAAATTACGTGGTGTCCACAGGTGGTGTGTTTGTTGAATAGCAGGCAGGAAACAAAGACGTCAAATAGCTTTCCCTCTTTAAACCTGGTTACAACCTCAgcgtttaaaaaaatacacagaggGAAATAAATGTCCAACTTCGATGTCTCTCAACCTGGTCCGCAGCTTGAGGCCATGTCTGTACCATGACTGTTGCACACTCCCATTTTTGTTTGAGAATTTGGGTCCTTAaaatatctctctatataaagcCATGTAGCAATCATTTCTGTCACGGTGCCCAATATGCTCCTTCCAGTATGGATAAATGGGTGCCTGACACACAAGGCCCTCTTTGTGGAACAAATTTAGAGCCAAACTGATGTCATGGGGTCCCATTCATGGATCTCTCCTAGGGTTTAAGGAGATGTCTGTCGTAAGTTAAAGTAGTGTCCACTCTGTCACCCTGTATTGTTACTTGTCTTACAGGGAAAAACAGGTGGAAAAGGTGCTGTTGAGGTCAGAAAAATgatgtgagaagaagaagagtttggatttatatcccccctttctctcctgcaggagactcaaaggggctgacaatctccttgcccttcccccctcacaacaaacaccctgtgaggtaggtggggctgagagagctccgagaagctgtgactagcccaaggtcacccagctggtgtgtgtgggagtgtacaggctaatctgaatttcccagataagtctccacagctcaggtggcagagctgggaatcaaacccggttcctccagataagagtgcacctgctcttagccactatgccagtgCTGCTCCCAGGGGGGTTATCATTTAATTTCTAAAAAATTTAAACTTTATTTCCACAGCTACTGTTCacatttaaaaatccaaacttgTAATTTGACCCTAAGATTCAAACTTCCTCTTCAGGCTATCATCCTGACAGACCTGAGAAACCCTTTGTTCCGCCTCAGCTTAGGGCCAAAGTAGACATTGCAGTGGCTACAGATCCAACCTATGGCCATCAACACCCCTTTAGAGGTGAATTTAGTCATTTAAGAATTATTGCAAGGATTCGGTTGTGATCAGTCATTGGGAGAAGGTACTGttttagcactttaaaaaagGTGCTGCGTGGATAAGCTAATATCACCGTGCCACAGAATTGCTAACGTCACTATGCCACAGGATTGGGTCTGGGGCAGCCATAATATCTACCTTAACCTTTATTTATGCAGCTTTTCCACCCAGCACAGCTTTTTATATTTGCTTGTGAATCGTTATGAGTTAGATGGAGAATCAAGGAGCAGACATGACTTGTCAGAATTCAATAGCTGAACTCTTTGCATTTGTTCAAACAAATCTGATTAGCTCTGATATAAGTCTAAAAACTGGCATGCCCTGCTAGCAAGAATCCTACTTTTGTTAAATCAGCAGCCTTTGCTTCCCATACTGCCATCCCACACTGCATTTATGTTCCCAGTTTAGGAGCTATTCCATGTTGAGTAGCTATTTTTCCAGTGTGTGCTTTAGCTGTATTTTATGTTTCAGGTGGAACCTGGTTCTACTTGTGCCGTCTTTGGCTTGGGTGGAGTTGGGCTGGCGGTAGTCATGGGCTGTAAAGTGGCTGGCGCATCCCGGATCATCGGAATTGACCTCAACAAAGACAAGTTTACAAAAGCAAAGGAATTTGGGGCCACGGAGTGCATCAGCCCACGAGACTTTCAGAAGCCTATCCAGGAGGCCCTTGTTGAGTTGACAGATGGTGGAGTAGATTATTCATTTGAGTGTATCGGTAATGTTGGTGTTATGGTATGTGCCTTTCTCCATGCCAGTACTGGCCATCTGAATGTCTGCTTGTAAAATCTGTTGTTCTGGGATAACTCATTAAATAGTTCAATGAATGAATTGGTTGGATATGTGGGGAGTCTCAGTTGCTTGCGAGATTTTACTCTTCCTGGAAAAGTGGTTACGCATCTGATTTTCTGTCTCCTGTAGATGTCCACCATTCCATTCAAAAAGTGACTTGCAAATGACCCCTTGATTATATGACAAAACGCTTCTTTGCAAACCTaacaggttgccataagtcagctatgacttgaccaCATTTTACATAGACACACACAAGGTGCAACTGAAGACTGCTATTAACTGGCATGTGAGCTTCAGAGAGGCACCTTGCTGGAAACAAAGTTAGAGGCTGATGTATCTGGGTGTGACTTAAGTATAGCAATGGTCAGTCCTGCAGGTATGTTGATATTCCTTATTCCACTGCAGAACTGCCCAGCCTCTGATTTTCAGCTTGCACCGAAAAGTACAAGAACTgtgtaacaaatctgcttcaatgtTTTTATGGAGCTGTCTATACTTGATTTATGTTTCAAGTGGTCACCACACTGCTGTTTTCATTTCCTGTATTGGTTCTGGCACCAATTCTTTAAATCTCTCCCAAGGAGATTTTTCTGTCCCATTCTGCTACCTCTGTCTGTTTCTGCCGgcgggtgaagacttttttgtttgttgggcattccctccttcctaaccaatgtttttatATTCTGTATGTATTTAACTGTTTTAGGTCTATTTAAAGGTCTTTTAATGATGTATATAAGAGATGGggattgattttaatggttttataatgtaaCGTCAccttgtatgttttaaattgttggctGCCTTGGTAGCCCTTGTAAGGACAGAACAGTAGGAGTACAAATTTTATAAACCAATAACAACTCTAGACTTACTGATCTGCTATACAGGTACTAAttagggctaaccctgcttagttgTTACAGCCTAAGTCTGATAATCAAAGAGTGGGTTTCTATTTTGCTGTCATGGCTGATAACCCTTGATGGGCCTATTGTATGTGAATGTGTTTCTCATAGATAGCAAAGTAGACTTGGGAACGCACTTAAATTTAGCATACAGATCATTATTCTGTCTTGCTTGTTGGATGCTCTTTTTTTGTATTGCTCTCGGCTCCTTTTTGTCTCTATTTTCAGAGATCAGCTTTGGAAGCATGTCACAAAGGCTGGGGAGTCAGTGTGAtagttggggttgctgctgctggtCAAGAGATTGCCACTCGCCCATTCCAGCTGGTCACTGGACGAACATGGAAAGGGACTGCCTTTGGAGGTATAATGTGATAGAGTGCTGGGGTCAATGTCTTGAATGGGACATCAGTGAGGAACAGTGCTTATgacctgctttagaagaagaggagtttggagttattcccccccttcccaatttctctcaaggagactgaaggtgtcttacaagttcctttccctttctcttcccacaacagacaccttgtgaggtaggtggggctgagagagttccaaagaactgtgactagcctaaggtcacccagcaggaatgtaggagtgcagaagcacatctggctcatcagataagcctctgccactcaggtggaggagtggagaatcaaaccgggttgtccagattagaatccacctgctcttaaccactacaccacgctgggtctttGGAAACCATATACCCCTGTGCACAAAAGATAGTcacctctattttttttattgttgcacTGGAGGGTTTTTGGCAGAAAAGGCTGCAAAATGTTTATTCCAGAATTTCTAGAGTTATAGGCACTAATACTGTAGGGCTCACTGTCATgtaattttttaatctttctgtgaTGAAGAATAAACTTCTGCTTTCCAACAGGTTGGAAGAGTGTTGAAAATGTACCAAAGTTGGTCAATGAATATATGTCTAAGAAGATAAAAGTGGATGAATTCGTGACTCATAAGCTACCTTTTGACAAAATCAATGAGGCTTTTGACTACATGCACGCAGGAAAAAGGTAAATGTTTGCTGTTAACAATAATTTATGAGTGGGTTTTTCTTTCACATACTGTGTGATATGATAGTTTTATACACAGCATAATTGACTTATTTAAGGATGTGCAGGATATTGTAAAAACAAGTGTGAAGTGACTGTCATAAAAGAAAGACAGTCTCATTACTTCCTTAAAAGAATTCAGTGCGGTAACTGTAGGTCTTTTCTATTTCATTACAACAATCTTGCCAAGGTATATGGGCCGAttagtctagtccaggggtcgggaaccttttcccctcaaagagccatttggctcaccaccaaatttggctcaccaccaaaaagccatttggctcacccccacccccccacccacttgctcgctcgccctccctcccccctgcccgctcacacacacacaccccccgcgggctggagatgtgcccgccctgcttcctgcagggcgggcgaagagggggccggcggctccgctcatggagccgcagaacagtggcggaagagccgcatgcggctcgcgagcagcgggttcccgacccctagTCTAGTCACTAGTGCAGGGTGGAGGTGGTGTCTCCCAAAGATGCTTTTTTAGAAAAGTTATAAACGAGAATTTAACCCAGATCTCCCCACTCTGAGCTTCATACTTTGACTACTGTACCATACTGGTTTTCTTACTTGGCAAAACCAAATCAACTGATTCTTTGTACTGTCTGCAGCTAAACGCATGACATgaacattttttctttccatctgtAGCATCCGAACTGTTCTGAAGTTTTAAGGCACGTGTCAAAGGAactctgaccctgtagtaaaacGCTGCACACACTGTGATTATACCTGCAAAGACACAGTTTGAGCTGTCAAGTTAATCATGGGTAACTATAGAGGAAAATGAGTCTGACCTTATGCTCCTTTAACGGTATGAACTAGTTCTGTTATAAGCAACTACTTTTGCCCTTTGTGTTGTGCCAGGAGTCTGACATAAGTGAATAAATCTTCAATTGTAGACAACCTACACGTCATGTCTTAATTTTCATCTACCATGTCCTGCTTTTTTGCTTTGCCCCCCTTTCTTCCTGTCCTGTTTCTGCAGGTTTCATTACCTTTTTTTAACCAATGTTGTTAATAGATGCACATGAGAATTTACAACACATAAAGACAACTGTGTACAGGTGACTAGATGCAACACAGAAGGGAATGTGCCAATCCTCTGCTTCATTTGTAGGAGAGTAAGCTTTATCATTGGAAGTGAAAAAAGTTAAGGGCTGCTGAGGACCTGCTGCATAGTTCTCTGGCTAAAGAGTTTAAAATTTTACCCTTCACCGTTTTGGTTATTATGGGTAAGGCGTTTAACTCTTTAGTTGCAGATTTTACAGCGAGACATGTTTACGTGAACTTTAAAGGTTTCCTAAAGAAGACTTCTTCTGCAAAACTGTGCTGGATGAATCTTGTAAAACCAAGTAGTTTCCTGTGCACACACACAGCTCAATGCTGTTTAATTAAGGCTATTTTGATAGTTGGTGACAGTATTAATAAATTACATAGCTTCAAATCTGATACAAATGATTTAGGAAAATCATTGTCAGGCTATTTCACCACAAGAGAAGGCTGTGCTGAGCGTGTTCTCTTTTGAGTGCAAGTTTCAGATTAGCAAGTGCAAAACACACAGGTctctaaaaaaaatccctaatgTGTATATAAGGgactgttaagtcacagctgctaaaatatttaaaaagaatctACATCTGTGGAAATGCTCTTATTGCTGAAGCTTTCTGgaaagatgcaattcaacaaaaaaaaaaagcccacacCTCATTTTGAGTTTCTTGAACAAGGATTTAAGTTTTAGCCTTGCCATTATAGTTGGAACTCTCTCATTTAACCCCCTTAAAAGTAAACAACATCTCTTTCATTTGAAAGATGCCCAAACCTGTAATCTGGGATTACCAAAACCTTGTTGAGAGCAAAGTAGGCGTGAAGTTCAGTACCTGTAACAGAAAAGAACAGGTGCCCTTGCCCAGTAGGAGTGGTACAGGTTTCAGTGACTAGACACAGGACTAAAGCGTGAAAGATCTAAGATTCTTCCCTCTTCACCATAATTCTCTACCAAATCACATAGTGTTCGGCCAGATTCAAAACAGATACTCCACCATTTAGTAATGCTTTGTTCAGACTGGGGGATGAGTCAAAGGCAACAGCTCTTTCAGTGATTATTTCTTCTTAATAGGTATAGTTGGCTTACATTTCTGTACCTGAACTGCATTCATGTTGTAAAAAGCCCTCTCAGCCGTTTGCAAACTGGAGAATAAACATTAGGTAGAGATAATTGAGGAAAGTGCTCATTAAAACAAATGCTTTTTCCTGATTGATTTGGCTACTGGCGTCTGCTTTcaatgaaaaggggggaaagaaatgtAGAACGTTTAACATTTTTAGTGGCTGGTTGGAAAAACTGTACAGACTGCCCAAGTGGCAACATGTATTTTCTACCACAGCTGAATTGTGAAAACTCTCTTTAAAACAGAGGAAACATCACTTTAAAGGAAGCAGAACAATAGATTGCTGTAGGTTAACCATCCAGTCTTTTAATCTCCTTAATGCATTGCATACGTATCCACTCAAGAATTGCGGCCTGTTTTGTTAAAATCTCTGCTTGCACCCAAGTGCTTGTAACAGTTCCGTCACTTTACTGTTCCTAAAACAACATTATAGAATGAAAAGATCCCAACGGTACATTTTCAAGAAAAACAAATTCTGAGGCACTCAGGAGAAAAAGCTGAGACTGGTTCGAAGAGTGGAATTTTCTCGTTCCGGCTGTAAGCCCTCACCTAGTGCTGCTTCCAGGGTTCAACCCCTCCTGCCCCCCGAAACAGTACTGCACGTGAAGTGGATGCTCTGCAGTGAAATAGGGAAGCTGTGAAAAAACAGCCGCCCCGCACATGTGCTGGCAGAAGTAGACTGTAGGGTCTACCTGTTTCGTACAGTTAAAGTCACATCTGCACTCATtctgcaaaaaaacaccaaaaacccATACCCTAGTGAAGTTAAGTGTTATTGATGCTGGGGGGTTCTTAGCTTCTTGCAATCCTCCTGCCTGATAAGAGAGCAGACACTGAGCCTAGAATCTACATATTACGCCCATGACTTGATGACTTGATCTGATTCCCACCCTCTGGCACTGTAAGAATAAAGCAGGTATTAAgactttaaaaatacagtaaatcCCTTTCATTACAGAATTTAGGATTAAAGAGGAATGGCAGAAAACCAAACTAATCCATCAGTGGACCACACCAGCAGCATAATATCCACATCGGTGCAACAAATTTATGTGGGAAAGTGGGGAAATTACACCGCCATTACTGTTGCCGAAGCTggcctgggttgttgtttttttctttgattGGTGTGACTGTCCAGTTCTAGGTTCTTTCAAGTGCATTATACACCACTGAAATCATTTTATTTTGGTGAAATAGCTGCTGTGGATATTTGGGctattttcctctttccctccaatgCCTGAAataatatgggggagggggggaggcagcaacATGACATTGATGCACGTTCTGCAATGCAGCTGTAATTTATCCACTGCACACGGAGTTATTCTCATGGCCAGCAGTGGAAGCTCTCTCCCCATAATCTGCAGTGAGGTGATTTTTGGTCGCTACAGAGTATCCATAGAAAAGGGGTGGATGGgtagctccccaccaccaccgccTCAGATCCAACTCCTGATTTACCAGGTCCCAAACACATTGTTTTTAAATCACAAGCAGTCCCATACAGATCTAAGAGGGCTCCGCAGCAGAGAACCACTTGACCAGAGAAACACACAGAAGTCAATTAAGTTTGAAAAGAAAACCCCAAAATCAGCCCAATGTCTTTGGGACATTCCTGTTATTAGAGAATACGTATTACAGGACAAGAACTCTGCCTATTTCAATTttgttagcatttaaaaaaacaacaacacaaacctTTGGAGCATCATTGGCTGTCAAGTAATACCCGTTTTGAGAGGCTGCATTTTGGTGAAAGCTTATGCCAGGCAGAGACTCGGTAATTTCATCTCCTCCATGAACAAAGAAACACCTCTTGCAGTTGTCAGCCAAAGAGAAACAGGCCCATCCGTTTAACAGGTGAGTGTGATACTTCCACATTGTTACAACAGAGCGTGGaagcagaaaaggcagaagaaaattCAGCAGGTACACTTGACAAGGCAACAGATAACACTTTCTATTATAGCACACAACCCCTCCTTTGAATTCTAAGCAGACAAAAGCCCAGCCCATTAAAACAGTGTTTTTCAGCAGTAGCTAAGCAAGGGGGTTGCCTTTGTAACaagaaacagtttttaaaatctcaggTGTCGTTTGTAAAAGCAGAGGCCCATTTGCCGAAACCTTTCGCCCAGAGTGAAAAAGTACATGTGCCAGCAGGTACTTTGGCAATGATTGAACTGCCAAAGCCCAGCTGAGAAAATAAACAAGGGGTAGCATAAAGAACAACAAAAttgtgttgctgttttttaaaaaaagctcaaaCAATGTTGTGGGGTAACAGGAGGGCAGATAAATGCTCTTAAAGCCAATCTGCTTCCAATCATCTGCATCAGGAAATGCAAGGCTGAATTGCTCTCACCTACTGTCAACAAGAGGAAAACAGGTGATAAAAATTTCCCCTTTAGCCTGCACTTTACTAAAATGCATAGTACAGAGACGCTCGGTTCAGGCCCTGCCGCTTGGCTTCAGTTAGCACTGAGTCATGAAGTGAGGACGAATGCTATCTAACCGCCGGGTTAAAACGTCACACCCAGTATCTGTGACCAGAAGAGTGTGTTCAAACTGAGCAGATCGCTTGCCATCACGTGTCACTGCCGTCCAGCCGTCAGGCCACGTTTCGTCTTGCCACCCACCTAACGAAAACAAAGATTAAAACTCAGCATCAGAATTCTTAGTGAGAAAAGCAAAACTGTCTTTGGTTTTGGAGAAAGACAAGCTAAAATACGCAAATATCAAGACGAAAGCAGTTACATAATATTCTACCAAAGGTGGAGGAAAACACTATgtagttgcagctgacttagaaTGAccgtagagagccagtgtggtgtagtggttaaaagcaggtggattctaatctggagaactggttttgattccctgctcctccacatgagtggcagaggcttatctggtgaaccagagctgtttctgaactcctacattcctgctgggtgaccttgggctagtcacagttctttggaactctctcagtctcacctacctcacaaggtgtctgttgtggggagaggaagggaaaggagcttgtaaaccaccttcagtctccttacaggagagaaaggggggatataaatccaaactcttcttcttcaatgcaagagacactcagagatgGTTTGGTATTGCCtgactctttctgcacagcagacttccttggtggtctccaatccaagaaTTAGGGCTGGCCCCGCacagcttcccagatctgatgagactgagctatCCTTGACATCCAGGTCAGTACCTGGATCTTTTTCTTTAGCCAAATGCCAGCTATGCATTATCTTCAATAGTCTCCCTCCTTTGCTACTCTTTCTCCTTGctactctttggccccttccgcaaatgcaaaataatgcattttcaaaccactttcacaactgtttgaaagtggattttactattccgcacagcttcaaagagcactgaaagcagtttgaaagtgtattattctgcatgtgcggaataagcctttctctcctttactGTCCCATGACTAGATCGCTTCCTACGCAGGCTTCTCTGTCCAGAAAACACTGGATCTTTTAAAGGTGAAGGCAGTAGCTTTGGGGGAGAAAGAAGATAATCTCCTAGTCTATTTTCGCCATTTAGCAAATGAGAAAGCTATTAGTGATGTTCAGGCATCTAGTAAGagacatatatatatttaaccaTATGCATGCTTCTACAAGTGACTCTTGTTCAATGTCAAATTAAAGCTAAGATCCATACAAGACATTTTGAATATTTAATGCATAATGATAAATGTAGTTTCATAACTAACTCatcttttaatgtattttctttGATGACTAAGATACAGCAGCCGTTGCACACAGAAGTGCAGATGAAAGGGATAAAACTGATTTGTCCCAGAATAATGTGTCCCTTGCAAATTACCATGAAGCAAAGGATCTATAAGCCTATTAATGATGCTGTCGAACAGAACAGAACTGCCCAATGTCTAAAGAGGCTGTAGAGCACAGAATGAGTATCCCATGAGTTGGATCTCATGACTTTGTTCTACCCAAAGCACAGCCTTGCACTAGTGAAAGGATCTAACATTCACAGCTTGCAGTTCAATGGGACTCACAGATTCAAACTCTGGTAATCTGATGAAATGATATATATATGAATTACCTCCCATTCTGAATCACATACTGTTTCTTAACCTATTAGCTTTAAACAGATccctaaaatataaaatataaaaaataaaaaaactaagCTGCAAAATCAATCGCAAAGGCATAAAATTTCACAACTGAAAGAGTGACGGGGCAACTATTCTCTTCTAATAAAAGAGGTAATGTCTCCGCTTGCTCTATATTTTGGagcaaaatgctggggggaagaattaggactaataaaaggaaacacttcttcacgcaacgtgtgattggtgtttggaattcaTTTTATCTTAATACTACCAACAgttgaggtggtgatggccactaacctggatagctttaaaaagggcttggacagatttatggaggataagtcgatctatggctaccaatcttgatcctccttgatctcagattgcaaatgccttagcagactaggtgctcaggagcagcagcagcagcagcaggccattgctttcacatcctgcacgtgagctcccaaagtcacgtggtgggccactgcgagtagcagagtgctggactagatggactctggtctgatccagcaggctagttcttatgttcttaatttgggACTGGGCTGAGGAAAAACTAGCTATTTCCAATTCAGAAAAAACAGCTACCTCTGCCCAGTTCTCAAGTCAAGCCCAGCTTATTGGAGCTCCTACATCAGAGGTGACCAACTCTGGcatttagatgttcatggactactacaattcccatcagccaactggccatgccagcaggggtggatgggaattgtagtccctgaacatctgaagcgccagagttggacagctcTGTCCTACATGAAGTTCAGTCAAATGCAGAATTACCTTCACAGATCATTGGTTCTATTGTAAACGCGTGACCAGGCTTCATTACACCAACcgctttattttctgaaaagaaaGCAGAATGAGTGGGAATAGTTCTCTGGGAATGGAGAAAAGCGAGGAATAAGAAAAGCACGATAATGTTGGGGAAGCTGAATTGCTTGTATGGTTTCTAAAAACATAGCACTGGAAAAATGCTCACTTGAACGGTGTGTCTGCATCACAAAGAAATAGTTAGGTTTGAAGAGAGACGTGTGCTGGGGGAAAGGATGTTGCATAGCTAGTCATTTTACATTCCCCCACTAACAAAGATGATACCTGTTACCCCAGTAAGATTGAAGAAGCCAGGATTGCTTTTTTGTTTCAGTAAAGAAGAAAGTGGGTGCCAGGAAACACATTGGTGGGCTCCATATTGGCAATCAATACCATCAAAATAAGGATAATAATAattctataacagtgatggcgaacctatggcacgggtgccagaggtggcactcagagccctttctgtaggCACACATGCATCAtgtggggggacggaaaatcaccccccccccccacacacacacatctaggctagcctgggcacgatcctttaca
Proteins encoded:
- the LOC125440355 gene encoding alcohol dehydrogenase class-3, which produces MASGVIKCKAAVAWEAGKPLSIEEVEVAAPKAHEVRIKIVATAVCHTDAYTLSGSDPEGSFPVILGHEGAGVVESVGEGVTKFKPGDSVIPLYIPQCGECKFCLNPKTNLCQKIRVTQGKGLMPDGTSRFTCKGKQILHFMGTSTFSEYTVVADISLAKIDASAPLDKVCLLGCGISTGYGAVVNTAKVEPGSTCAVFGLGGVGLAVVMGCKVAGASRIIGIDLNKDKFTKAKEFGATECISPRDFQKPIQEALVELTDGGVDYSFECIGNVGVMRSALEACHKGWGVSVIVGVAAAGQEIATRPFQLVTGRTWKGTAFGGWKSVENVPKLVNEYMSKKIKVDEFVTHKLPFDKINEAFDYMHAGKSIRTVLKF